Below is a genomic region from Desulfuromonadales bacterium.
GCGCCCCTCTTCTACCTCTGCCTCGGTGGTCCGGTCCTCGGCATCCTCTTCAAGGCCGTGAGCACCCTCGATTCCATGGTCGGCTACGAGAACGAGCGCTATCGCGAGGTGGGGTGGGCCTCGGCCCGCCTCGACGACCTGGTCAATCTCGTTCCGGCACGGCTGACCGGCTGGCTGATGATCCTTGCCGCCATCCCCCTGCGGCTCAACGTCCGCGGCGCCATCAGGATCATGCGGCGCGACGGCCGCAAACCGAAGAGCCCCAACGCCGGCATTCCCGAAGCCGCCGTCGCCGGGGCGCTCGATATCCGGCTGGGCGGACCGGCGGTCTATTTCGGCAGGCTGGTGGAGAAGCCGGCTCTCGGCGACGATGATCGGCCGGTGCGGCCGGCGGCCTATCGTGGAGCCGTGTGCCTGATGTACCTCGCCTCCCTGTTCACCCTCGGCCTCGGGCTGATTTCCATTGGAGTCTGGCGATGAAGCGTTTTACGCATGGCGGCGACGTCTTCCGGGTGGCCCGTGAGCTGGGTCTGCCCCCCTCGGCGATTCTCGACTTCTCGGCCAGCATCAACCCGCTGGGGATGCCGCAGGGGGTACGGCAGGCGGCGCTGACGGCCCTGGAGCAGTCGGTGCACTATCCGGAGCCCGATGCCACTTCGCTGACGGCGGCGCTTGCCGACCATCTCGGCCTGCCGGCGGACAACATCCTTCCCGGCAGCGGCTCGACGGAACTGCTGTACCATTCCGCCCGGGTCCTGAGGCCGCGCCGGGCCCTGCTGGTGACCCCCGCCTTCAGCGAGTATGAGCGAGCTCTGCAGTTGATGGGAACGAAGATCGACTTCTTTGCCCTCTCCCCCGAGGACGGCTTTCGTCTTGACGCCGAACGTCTGCTGCGGCGGCTGATGCCCGAAACTGATGTCATTCTGTTTGCTAACCCGGGCAATCCCAGTGGCGTCGGAGTCGAGCCGAAAATCGTCGAGGCGGTCGTCCAGGCCGTGCGCGAACAGGCGATGGTGGCGGTGGATGAAGCGTTCATTGATTTCTCTCCGCACCTTTCGGTCATGGACCGCGTTGCAAAGTACAGCAACCTTTATGTCTTTCGCTCATTGACGAAATTCTATGCCATACCCGGCCTGCGTGCGGGATACCTGGCCGGGCCGGCCCACGGAATTAGCCTGCTGGCGGCGAGCCGCCCCCCCTGGCCCTTTTCGACGGTGGCCCAGGCGGCCGCCGAAGCCTGTCTGCACGAGGAGACCTACCGGCAGCAGACCCTGCAGCTGATTCCGGTTCTGCGCCGAGAATTGACGGCCGGCCTGAGCGCCCTGGGGTTGACGGTTTATCCGTCGGTTGCCAATTACCTTC
It encodes:
- the cbiB gene encoding adenosylcobinamide-phosphate synthase CbiB, whose amino-acid sequence is MNGWLVFGAFGLDLLLGDPRGWPHPVVWIGRLIQRWENFWTACLGRSRLAGILLTVSTLLVTGATAWGLLALAGAVHPWLQTAIGLWLAWTCLALRSLHIESLAVVRHLEAGELEAARRALSRIVGRDTAGLDEAGILRATIETVAENTSDGVVAPLFYLCLGGPVLGILFKAVSTLDSMVGYENERYREVGWASARLDDLVNLVPARLTGWLMILAAIPLRLNVRGAIRIMRRDGRKPKSPNAGIPEAAVAGALDIRLGGPAVYFGRLVEKPALGDDDRPVRPAAYRGAVCLMYLASLFTLGLGLISIGVWR
- the cobD gene encoding threonine-phosphate decarboxylase CobD, producing the protein MKRFTHGGDVFRVARELGLPPSAILDFSASINPLGMPQGVRQAALTALEQSVHYPEPDATSLTAALADHLGLPADNILPGSGSTELLYHSARVLRPRRALLVTPAFSEYERALQLMGTKIDFFALSPEDGFRLDAERLLRRLMPETDVILFANPGNPSGVGVEPKIVEAVVQAVREQAMVAVDEAFIDFSPHLSVMDRVAKYSNLYVFRSLTKFYAIPGLRAGYLAGPAHGISLLAASRPPWPFSTVAQAAAEACLHEETYRQQTLQLIPVLRRELTAGLSALGLTVYPSVANYLLARLEEAGQTASEVAAALRGRGILIRDCANFPPLDARYFRVAVRTAEENEKLLAALREVLGPAAGIGRP